A stretch of Cytophagales bacterium DNA encodes these proteins:
- a CDS encoding putative phage abortive infection protein: MKKTTPIQKLFSEKASLILVFLGIFLIALGLLLFLWNELQLSATGTINKEKFGQFGDFIGGLVGSIWALAGVILFYVALTEQRKDLKINQDVLKQQIAEFKLQRQELEETRQVFNLQKFDNTFFNLLKAQNDIVNSLFVDTIRTKTSGSKKDIEEKTHAGNRFFARALAITQDFYEQLPKFSNTDPNDLKAKYLNYFNKKYEEGIETHKFELLNNFNIDKSKSCHVKLAFFQFYVGFRSDFKKHLSHLSQILEYLDYTTTNNPQSDFSQYPKFLKAQLSDQEKLIIWLVTEMEGMNRSMLLKYEIFKGIEPSIDFPELNDFS; encoded by the coding sequence ATGAAAAAAACTACCCCCATTCAGAAGTTGTTTAGTGAAAAAGCAAGTTTGATTCTTGTCTTCCTTGGTATATTCTTGATCGCCCTGGGTCTTCTGCTGTTCCTATGGAATGAACTTCAACTATCGGCAACCGGGACAATCAATAAAGAGAAATTCGGCCAATTCGGTGATTTTATTGGGGGTCTGGTAGGATCAATATGGGCATTGGCCGGTGTTATTCTGTTCTACGTTGCTCTTACCGAACAGAGAAAAGACCTTAAAATCAATCAGGATGTCTTGAAACAACAGATCGCGGAGTTCAAACTACAGAGGCAAGAGCTTGAGGAAACTAGACAGGTATTCAACCTCCAAAAGTTTGACAATACCTTTTTCAACCTTCTGAAAGCCCAAAACGATATAGTAAACTCATTGTTTGTCGATACCATACGAACAAAGACATCAGGCTCAAAGAAAGATATTGAAGAAAAGACGCATGCCGGTAACAGATTCTTTGCCCGTGCTTTAGCAATCACTCAGGACTTTTATGAGCAGTTACCAAAATTTTCCAACACCGACCCCAATGACCTAAAGGCAAAATACCTGAATTATTTCAACAAGAAATACGAAGAAGGTATTGAGACACACAAGTTCGAACTGCTTAACAACTTCAATATCGATAAGAGTAAATCATGTCATGTGAAACTCGCATTTTTCCAATTTTACGTAGGGTTTAGGTCAGACTTCAAGAAACATCTATCTCACTTGTCTCAAATCCTGGAGTACCTAGACTACACTACGACCAACAATCCACAGTCGGACTTTTCTCAGTATCCGAAATTCCTAAAGGCACAACTGTCAGACCAGGAGAAGTTGATTATCTGGTTGGTAACAGAAATGGAAGGCATGAACCGATCAATGTTGCTGAAGTATGAAATCTTTAAAGGGATTGAGCCAAGTATTGACTTCCCAGAGTTGAATGACTTTAGTTAA
- a CDS encoding DUF3850 domain-containing protein: MSKILLISIKPQFAERIFSGNKSIELRKTSPKVSEGDLILFYVTSPEKMVKGIGRVKGLIEDTPANIWSEYQETAGIGEELYFDYYQNSNRAIGILLKDVVEFKKTVSLSDIKSTFPSFAPPQSYRYLSKFDFLRKFSHFSA; this comes from the coding sequence TAAGATTCTTCTTATATCCATCAAGCCACAATTTGCTGAAAGAATATTCAGTGGTAACAAGTCAATTGAACTTAGGAAGACATCACCTAAAGTCAGCGAAGGTGATTTGATTTTGTTCTATGTTACTTCTCCTGAAAAAATGGTAAAGGGGATAGGAAGGGTAAAGGGATTAATTGAGGATACTCCAGCAAACATATGGTCCGAGTACCAGGAAACAGCAGGCATAGGTGAAGAATTGTACTTTGACTATTATCAAAATTCTAATCGAGCGATTGGAATCCTGTTGAAAGATGTAGTAGAGTTCAAAAAAACTGTGTCATTATCAGATATCAAGTCTACCTTTCCATCATTTGCTCCACCCCAATCATATAGATATCTTTCGAAATTTGACTTTCTTAGGAAATTCAGCCACTTCTCTGCTTAA
- a CDS encoding helix-turn-helix transcriptional regulator, producing the protein MDKLATIFGNILREERKQKGMSQEKLANLCDLDRSYISRIERGIISPTVKSLFVICAALEVEPADFVSKISVQL; encoded by the coding sequence GTGGATAAACTCGCGACGATCTTTGGAAATATCCTTAGAGAGGAAAGAAAACAGAAAGGAATGAGTCAGGAGAAACTTGCGAATCTTTGTGATCTTGACCGGTCATACATTTCGAGGATTGAGAGGGGAATCATTAGTCCTACAGTGAAAAGCCTGTTTGTGATTTGTGCGGCCCTAGAAGTTGAACCAGCGGATTTTGTGTCTAAGATTTCAGTGCAGTTGTAG